The nucleotide window CGGTGACCCTCAAGCCGTCGGCCGATCCCGGCATCTGGGTGCGATGGTCATCAGACGATGCCGCGCCCGTGCAGTTGAAGCCGTCCCAGGTTCGAGACAGCCAGCTCTGCACCACCCTCGAACTTGGGGATCGCCGCTTGGCCACGGTGGAACATCTCCTCGCAGCCCTGGCTGGATGCGGGCTGACCCAGGCCCTGCTGGAGGTTGATGGGGAAGAGATTCCCCTGCTCGATGGATCAGCGATTGGATGGGTGGAGGCGATCGCTGAAGCAGATCTGGTGGAGGTTTCCGGCGAGCGTTCCCACCGCCCCACCCTTGAGCAACCAATCGCCCTGCACCGCGGCAGCAGCGTCATCACTGCAACGCCGGCTGAGCAGTTCAGTGTTGTGGGCGTGATTGATTTCCCACAGCCGGCGATCGGCCGGCAACAGTTCGCGCTTGACCTCACACCGCAGCGATTTGTTGAGGAGATTGCCCCAGCCCGCACGTTTGGTTTCCGCGAGCAGGTGGAGCAGCTGCGTGCTGCGGGGCTGATCCAAGGAGGAGCTCTTGATAATGCCCTTGTTTGTGATGGAGACCACTGGCTGAA belongs to Synechococcus sp. WH 7805 and includes:
- the lpxC gene encoding UDP-3-O-acyl-N-acetylglucosamine deacetylase — encoded protein: MVCWPVDYDGAWTLAGTVRRCGIGLHSGKPVSVTLKPSADPGIWVRWSSDDAAPVQLKPSQVRDSQLCTTLELGDRRLATVEHLLAALAGCGLTQALLEVDGEEIPLLDGSAIGWVEAIAEADLVEVSGERSHRPTLEQPIALHRGSSVITATPAEQFSVVGVIDFPQPAIGRQQFALDLTPQRFVEEIAPARTFGFREQVEQLRAAGLIQGGALDNALVCDGDHWLNPPLRYPDEPVRHKLLDLIGDLALVGFPRAQVLVYRGSHGLHTDLAAALADRSPVQP